Within Theileria orientalis strain Shintoku DNA, chromosome 4, complete genome, the genomic segment ATGGCTCGAAGGGCAGGTTCAGGTTCAGCGTGTTCCACGGAGGAGCCGGCGACGCAGTGGAGATACACCCGATCCCATACCCATACGTAAAGCTGGGCGACATCGTCAAGAAGAACGTTCCCACCTGTTCAGAGTATACGCGCGACGGTGGCGTGTGCGGCAGCAGTAATGGGGGAAATTCGGCGGACAGAGAATACAAGATAGACGCGTCGAGCCATTATCGCACGGCAAATGGCAGCATGGTGCTGGATGGCGAGGGCCTGATTGACGGCACCGTTAAGTTTTATCAGATACCGGACCTGTTCAACGTTACCGTTGCCAGAATGACCAACGACTACTTCGAGTTCAAGGTCGAAGAGCCGACCCTGGTGACCATAAAGATCAAAGTCAACAGCGTGAACGACAACAAGTTCGTCCTCTTTTCGGAACACTGCGTGAACTACCCGGTCCACTCGCCCGGATTTTGTACTGCCTCGCAGTTCAATGAGAATTTTGGCAGCGGTGACTTTGGCAAGGACGGCGCTGATGACGGTGACGACGATGATTGCGACACCGCCAGATCCGTAGCGAAAGAACTCAGTAGAATGGACCTGGACACGGTTGTCGGTGGATATGACGACGACTCTGGCGGTTTAAGGTTTTGCGATAATGTCTGCTGCGTCAAGTGTGGAGGTCCCTACGGACAGTTTTACCCCACAGACCCAAACCTGTTTCCCGGCGAGCTCAAGCTGGGTTTCGAGCACAGCCTGTTCAGTGATCTCAACGGCGGCGTCTCCAAGAACGGCAGGAGCCCCTCCGCCTCGGCGCAAATCTTATTCTTGAGGGAGTGCGTGGTCAACTTCACTCTCGTCCAGTTGTTTCCTCACGTGCAGTATAGACTGACCTCTTTGAACCGCCACAGGTTCCAGACTGTGTTCTTCATAACGACCAGCGGCGCAATTTCTGCTTAATTGATTTCTGTGTTATAGTTACCTGTGATAATTTGTGTATAGGTGTTTACGTGCTTATATACACGCTTAGacaagtgtgtgtatattgtaGTATGTAGGCGTGTGTGTAGCATGAAGTGATCTAGTGGTGTGTGTAGCATAGAGTGCAaagttactactattattaatacaacGGTTTGTGTTAATTTGTCGGCGATTGCGCGTTTAGTATCTAGAACCACGGCAGGTACGACGTCTTCAGCTTTCCGAGCATCGAAGGGTCGGTGGACGCGTCGATGATGGAGACGATCATGTTGTTGATGGGCACGGTGCTGTGTTCCTGGTCCGCAGGGGCCCTCAGGTACGTGCAGTAGTTGAGCAGCTTGCTCAGGTACTCGTCGACGTCGTCGGCCTTGTCCGCGGGCGCCTCCTTATCCTTCTGCGCAGAGCCGGCAGTGGCGGCGTCCTTCGAGTCGCCAGGCTCAGACTTGGGCTGCGCGCCGCCGCGCTCCAGAATCGCCGAGAGCGCCGCGTGAATGTCGATCTTGAAGTGGTGCATCGTGAGCGTCACGGAGAACATCACGGCAGGCAGCACGCCCAGCCTGCAGGCAGGCCCTATCAGGTTCGTCATGTTCCTCGTGAGGCGGAACACGCGCAGCTTCGTCGGCTCCATCTCGCGCGTGAAGAGCCGGTAGTCCACCTGCCTGATCGTGCCGGTCCGCGGGTTGAGGAGCAGCCTCGAGGGCGTCGCGTACGGCGTCGCCAGCACCAGGCTCAGCATCGCCTGCGTCGCGTAGGTCGCCGTGAAGTTCATCCTGATCGTGAGGAGCGCCTGGTAGTCCTTCGCGGCGCTCTGCAGCTGCGTGAGCAGGATGTTGTCGGGCACGATGTTGCAGAGCTTGTTGTAGGCGTCCTGCAGCACGTCCTGGTGGATCTTGCGGTACCAGGTCAGGAACCACGGGTACTGCTTGTCCTTGAACATTTTGTAGATGTAGTTGAAGCCCACGTTGCGGTCGCCCTCGGCGTTCGCCGCGATCGCCTGCAGCTGCCCCGGgttgtacttgttgtaGCACTCGTAGAGCTTACTCGTGATGTTCTTCTCGAGTAGTATTTTGTGGAGGACGAGGATCAGCAGGTTCGTCTCGTGGCCGCTGCTCGGGTCGTAGTCGTTGAGCGGGGCGGCCGCTGCGCCCGAGTCCCTCAGAGTTTCTCTGCTCGTCCTTGCGCTCGTGGGCGTGCTCGTTCCTGTCTGCGCTGAAGTCAGCGAGACTCCCACCGTCGACGGGTTCATCAGGTTGCTCAGCGAGACTGCGTTGTTGTATATGCTCAGCAGCGTCTGGTTTCGCGGGCTGTCCTCGACGAGGCATATGTACGGGTCCAGGGGCACCACTGCGCTCGAGGGCATGTGCACGTTCCTCCTCAGCGTCTCGTGGTACTTTTTGAAGTAGAAGTTGAGCAGCTGCGTCATCTGGTGCAGGTACTCCTCGTTCTTCTGCCTCACTCTCAGCAGTGGGCACGCTGAGTAGTAGTGGCTCTGGCCGTCGGTGGTCACGATTTTGATGCACTTCACCAGCTGGTTCCTCCTCCGCACCTTCACCAGCCTCGGGTCCACGTAGAGCACGTCGTGCGTCTGGCCGAGCACGTTCTTGTTTCTCAGAATCTCGTCGATGCCGTTCATCTTGACGTGCGGCAGCTGTATCACTGTGCTGGCGTTCGCCGCCAGGCTGTTTGTCACCCTGCAGACGCTGTGGTTAAGCAGGTACTTTATGTTAGAGTTCGGCTTCCTCGTCCTCGAGTAGTTCATCAGCGCCGTGATcatgtccagcagcttatTCATTGCGTATCCGCAGGGTATGTTGATTTGCGGGCGGTCTGAGCTCTGGCTGCTGCTCTGCGACTGCTTCACGAAGTCCTGCGTGAACTTGTGTACCAGCTTGTAcagctcctcttcttcgttcGTGCTGCTTCTTTCTCTTGCTGAGGACAGCTTCCCCAGTATTTTGTTAGTGATGCAGTGCAGCATCGGCTTCGGTATGTTTTCGTGGAAGGGCAGGTCCAGGCACTCTTCGAATATAGTTTCGTATGCGCACAGTATCTCGTCGATCACGTCCGGCTTTCCCAGGTTCGTCAGCAGATTGCAGAAGTTTTCCAGGTTCTGGTTCAGCGTCGGGTTGCTGTTGAGCAGCATGTGCAGTATCGTCTTCACGTCTCCAGGGTCTGCCCCCTTGTCTTCTCCGGCCTCgctctcctccttcgtcgcCACGCTGTTTTGCGAGCCTCCGTTCGCCAGCAGCGAGAGGTACTCCGTCCTCAGCGTGTAGTAGAGCTGCTGCGGCGCCTTGTTGTTCAGGCTTTTTAGCAGGTGGTACACTTCTGCGTTGTTCTTCTTGTGAAGCTGCTTCACCAGCTGCGGCAGCCACGTCAGCCACACGCTGTGGTTAACGTACTCCGAGTACTTTTTGAAGCTTTCGCTTACTCCGTTCACTGCTCTGTGCATCTCTCCCACCAGCGTGAATATTCTCTTTATCAGCAGCCAGTGGCAGTTCGGGTTAATTGAGATTGCCGTCAGGTATCCCATTATTGCCGTCTCGTACAGCTCCATTGGGAACATCTGCTCACTCTTACTCCACACTGAGATCAGCGAGTGGTCGATCTTATTGTCGTTGAACTTCGCCCATGATATCCAATTCTTACTCAGCAGCGGCTGCAGCTTCAGCGACTCCAACATGTACTTGCACGCCAGGTCAATATCTCCTAAATATGATTTAGTGCTTGTTTTACGGCACTGGTAGTTGTTATTACACTAGTGGTGGTTATTACGTACGCACTAACTACAAATAACTACATACTAGCTACTAACTACAAATAACTACGTACTAGCTACTAACTACAAATAACTACATTAATACCAGCTACCAGCCAAAAACAGTTGCATATGtaactaaataaatacgTGCTAACTAAAATGCTACTGGTGTACCTATTGAGTTGTTGTGCGGCCTCTTGTTCGGGTTCGACTGCGCCTGGTGCGTGTCGTAGATGTAGTTCCTGTTGATCGCCTCCGCCTTCAGCCTCGTCACGTGCGCCTTCAGCGTCTCGAAGCCCTTGTTCGGCAGCTTGTCGAAGTCGAGTGCGATGACGCTCTTGAGCGCCTCCGGCATGTTCACTGAGAAGGACAGGTACTGCTTAAACTTCTCGTTGATCAGCAGGTAGTAGTCCTCGCCCATGTTCACCGTCCTGTTCATCGTGGCTGCCAGGAACTTGTGCGCCTTGTTCAGCAGGACCGAGGCCATCAGCGGCAGCTGGTGCGTCTTCCTCGTCACGCAGCTGTACTTGACGAGCGTCCAGATGTAGTCCTGGTTCACGTACAGGTTCTCGCTCTGCGCGCTGAATGGCGGCTGCAGGTTAAGCAGGTTCTTCACGCTGCTGTATGCCATCGTTCTAAAGGCCAACATCTTCGTCCAGCTCAGCGGGTGGTCCGACTTGTTCGGCAGGCGCGACCTCCACTTGTTGATCAGGTGCGCCTCTTGTGCGTTCTGCCCTGCGTATGTGCTGTCGGTAACTCTCTTCAGGTACGCCAGTCCCTCGAGCGCCTCCACGAAACGCTGATTCATCCTCATGCAGCTCGCGTGCCCGTTGTTCAGCTTACTGCCCGTGTTCCTGTAGTACTGCACCAGCAGCGCCACGCTGTTCTCCGCGACCCTGCGCAGGCTGTGGTACTCTCTGCTGTAGTGCTTCTGCAGCGCGCCCATGCTTGCCGTGTTGCTGTGAAAGACCTTGGAGGCTCTGCTGATCACGTTGTACATGTTAACCTCCAGTGCGTTCTCCGGCTCCGTGCTGTCCATGTCCTTGCTCGGATCCGCGTTAACGAACGTCATGGTGTCCTTGCCGGTCGCCAGTGGCACGTACATGTGCGGGTACGCGTTCAGGTACACTGTCGCCTGGTTGAAGAGCAGCTTGTTGTTCGACACGTAGGCCATGTCTCTGATAGAGTCCCACTCGCCCAGCTGCTTCGTGCAGTACATCCAGTAGTTGTACCACAGCTTTGACTCGTCGAACCAGGCCACAGTTTCCGAGGACTGTCCTGAGTTTCCCAGGTACTCCATGATCTGGTTGAAGTCTCTCTGTGCCTGCTTCCACTTGCTGTGCTGCATGTTTGCCAGCGCCATTCTCGTTTCACTCGTTATCACCCAGCACCTGTTCGAGCCTATCGCCATGTCCGtcagctccagcttcatGTACACGTCCGAGAGCACGCTCGCTATTCTCGTGATGTCCAGCGGCTGCGTTAGCATAAGCTTTTCCAGGTAGTAGCACGTGCTATAGTAGTTTCCGTCCAGGCAGTATCCCAGGTACTTAATGATCTCCACTGGGAGCACTATCAGCGGGTAGCTGCTGATCACTGTCACGTACACCAGGTTAAGCACTCTCTTCAGGTCTGACGCTTCCGGGTCCGCGTAGCTCTGCGATCTGCTCTGGCCTCCCAGAGCTTCTACGAAGCTTCCGCTTTTTTGGTTCATTTCCTTCACTGTCGACTGACTCGTTTCTCTGCTTAGCATTTGCGTCGCGTCTCTCATCATATACGGGTTAACTTCCTTCACCTTCGTCCTCACTGGCTCGTACGTTTCCTCATTCGTCATCGTTAAATCGTTAACCTTATTAACTATAAAGAGCACCATGTGCTTCAGCAACTCGTTTCTGTACGGCTCCGAGAGGTTGATGTACAGTTGGTGGAACAGCTTCGTGAACACTGCGTCTCCTGCTTCTTCGTGCAACTCGCACACCTTCCTCACGTACCTCGCCGCGTGCTTCACGTTAAGGTACCTTTCGAAGTAGAGTTTGTGGAACTcgttcatcttcttcagcgcctTGTGCAGCTTACTGTCCAACGTCAGCTCCAGCTCACTCCTTCTCAGCGCACTCGACAGCTCTCCGCTTCCCTCATTCGAGCCGCCTTCTAAGCTCCCTTCTCTGTATGACAGTGACATCTTCCTAAAGTCCTTCAGTATACTTACTATTGGCTTTATCCCCTCCACCTTCGTGCTGTTGCATATGAAGTTGATCTGACTCGTCTGATCTCCCTTCTGCTCCCGCGATTGTTCCTGGTTACTGCTGTCCAGCTGTCTAAACCTTGGATAGTTCATACTTATGCCCGCTTCAATGTcctacattgttatttattatttgtttgcgttgtagtagttgttatttattggaAAGTGTttagtaattatttattggaAAGTGTGtagtaattatttattggaAAGTGTGtagtaattatttattggaAAGTGTTTAGTAATTATTTTGGCTTGTTTGTGTTTAGTTGTTAAATGGTACGTACATCTAACTAggaaaaatatgtataaataactaggaaaaatatatataaataactacTGGTATGAATCTATACAAATCCTCACCTGGTCGAAGAGCGTAAATAGAGTGTTCAGCAGACCTGTGCTGTTGTGGTCGTACTTGAACAGCGCCTCGACAGTGTGGTACGTAGTGTCGCTCGCGCTGTGGTACTCAAATGCGTCCACCATGTTCAACCCGGCCAGGTACGAACAGTGGGACAGGCACCTGTATCTCACGGTCTGCCTGACGCCTCTGAACCGCTCGTCGCGAACCACCCTCAGGTACAGGCTGTTGTAGTCCGCCCTCAGCTGCTCCTCGTCGTGGGCGCCCTGCTCTCCCTCGTAAGCTCCACACTCGTGAGTGGCACTTGCGCTGGTGGCGTCAGAAGCGCCGCCCACGGTTGCACTCATTGTCGTCGCGGCCGTCGTTGACGTGGCTGGGTACGATATGTGCCTCGTGTGGTACATGATTCTGCATATCAGCTCATATTTGATGTCCTCGGGGCTGTGCTTCACGTACTTGGACAAATCTCGGGTCGGCACTGGCGCTGAGTCCTGCTCTACTGTGTACTTCGAGTGGTTCAGCGCTATTTTTGAGGGGCGCTTGTTCTGCGCCGTCATGTCGGCGATTACGTGCTTTTCCAGCGACTCCTTCGTCAGCTCTATGTAGTTCCCCGTGTAGTCGTAGAAGTTGTAGTCTCTGTCCTCCGCGACTCCACTTTGTACCTTCTCGCGGCCCTCATTGCTCCGCCCACGCGCGTGCTTCTTCCCTGGTACTCCCAAAGCCTCTATGTAGTACGTTCCTACGAGCCCGCTGTACACTGTGTGTTTGTGGTACCTCGTTAGCGAGTCCACTATATTCAGGAACGCCTTCTGTGCCGCCTCTTCGAACGTGTTCAGGATCTGCATGCTCAGCTCAACGAAGGTCACAAAGTTGTCGTCCAGGTCTCTGTTGAACTGCGCGTGCGTCAGCATGCTTTCTTCGATTTTGAGCATCAGCAGCGGCAGCGCCTTAGTCAGCAGCGGCTGCACGCTCTTCACGTCGATCATTTTTGCCACCTCTATGAACAGGCTCGCCATGCTCAGCGACTCCTGGAAGCGCTCTTCCTCCCCGTCGCCGACTGTCGCCACTCCGCTCCCTTCTCTCAAGTTCAGTGTGCTCGCTGCCGCTGCGTCGCTGCTTCCGATTCCGCCGACGGTACTGTTCATGCCGCCTGTTACCCCTGCACTGCCTGTACTGCCCGCACCGCTACTGCTAGACCCCAACAACCCATCCTCTCCTACCAGCACTTCTCCCCGTGCTGAGGCCTCCAGGTACGTGAACATCATGTTCACCACCATTTCCAGGAACGTGTTATCCTTGTCCTGCTTATCTTCCGGTGGCGCCCCCTTGAGACTCATCAGCCCCTTAACCGTCAGGTTACTTGTGAAGTACGGTATTTCAACCAGCCTCTTCACCACTGTGTCCAGCTTCGGGTACTCGTTTttgagcagcttcagcagtaTGTTTTTGTACAGCTCCGCGTTGCTTTCTCTGTGCACGTAGTCCAACAGCTCGTAGCCGTACAGCTTACTGATGACTCCGTTGTACCTGTAGAGCATCTTCCTCGCGCGGTCCTTGTGCTTCGACAGTGCGTACTTGCTGAAGTAGAGCTTTGAGCTGCTCAGCAGCTTGATGTAGACTGTGATAAGGTGCAGCATGTCGTACTCCAGCTGATTCTTCTCGAAGATCACCATGATTGCCACCACCAGCTCCAGTGCGAACCTGGTGTggtagtagttgtagttCATGTTTTTGTACAGGAACTCGATCATCTTCACCAGGTAGTCGTACATGAGGTTTCTGTAGTTCGTCAGGTGCTGTATGAAGCTTCCCAGGACCACGATAACTGTGCTCATTGCTCTCGTGTTCGTCGTTATGTATGTCTGCGTGTTTCTTCTGTCCGGCGTCGTGCTCGCGCTTCCTGGCGCTCCCATCACTGTGCTCGTCATCGTCGTCAGCTCCTTTCCGCTGCCGATCCTCTGCAGCAGCGGCATGGTAGCCAGGTCGAACATGTACAGTATCAGTGGCACGTACTTCTTGTTGTTTTCCACGGTCTCGCACATCGTCAGGTTACACAGGCATGTGAAGAAGCTCAGCGAGATGCTCTTCATTGCTCCGTAGAACTCGTCGAAGTCATCTGCGTCCTCCAGATCTCCCTCCTTCCTGTTGTTCAACACTAAAAAGAGGTGCATCGGCACGTTCTGCAGATTCGTCACCACGTACTCGAACTCCGTCGACTTCAGGAATCTGATGTAGTTCTTGTATATTAGTGTCACGATCATGTAGTTTGTGTTGTTGAGGTAGCATAGTTTACTCGCCACGTAGTAGCCTAGCCACTGGCTCAGCGTCTCGTCAAACTCGCCTCGgtcttcttcctctccatcttcctcttcagctcTCATTTTAAGCACCTTGTAGCACACGTAGTTCATCAACTCCGTCATCATCGCTCCCTTCACCTCATCTTCCTTATTGTTTACCAAATGCACCATCCTCATCAGCGTGAGCAGTCTATAGCAATTTAGTcagttgttattattacttCTACGGGTATGTGATCATATACGTAGCTCTTATAACAGGAGCTATTGTATATACTGTAGGCgttagtgtgtatgtttcCGTAAACTCACTTTGTGCTGTACAGGTAGTCCGAGGTCGACCTGTAGAGGTACAGCCCTTCGAAGAACTCCAGGTTTTCCAGCACGTACTTGTTGAATGTGGCCTGAAACACCTTATTAACCTCAGTATCGCCATTTTGGGGACACATATTCTCTAAGTGCCTAACTGCCTATCTTCTACACTCCTTACCAGCTCCCCCGTTTGCGTTTCCAGGTGGTGGTACGATGTGTAGTTGTACTGGCTCAGTACGTCCGCAGTCGACGGGTAgtgcagctgcagcaggtGGTAGCACTTGTTCGATATCAGCATGTAGAGCATctcgtccaggtccttctCCCCCTGAGACCCACTGTCCCTGTGTATAAAGTGTCCTACGAAGATGTCCGGGTTCGATATGTTAACCACCGTCTTCATCGTGTTCTTGAACTCCTTCGTCGACACCAGCATGCTCCTCGTGTTCGACAGGTACTCCAAGTAGCACAGCACCTCGTAGGTCAGGTTTGTGTTGTTGTCCTCCAGCTCAGCGTTAAGTCTGTAAAAGTTCCTCGCGACTGCGCCTTCGTCCATCACGTACAGCATGTCATACAGCTTTATCTCGTCGAACACTCTACATTCTCTCTCGCTTTCTCCCTCTCTCTCAGGTTCTCTGTTTTCCGCCAGCATGTAGTTTTCGTACAACTGGAAGAGCATGATCGGCGTCGTCACGTTACTGTTGCTGACGTAGTGCTTGATCAGCAGGTTGTCGTTGTAGcccagcttcttcaggaacTTGAAGAATTCCATGTAGTTGATCATTTGCAGCTCCGAGACGTTGATCTTCGACTCGTTAATCGTTCCTGCCACGTCGTACAGCGACTCCTTTATGTACTTCATGTCGCTTCCATATATGTCAAAGAACAGCTTCAACTTCTacaaatttactttatttcatGGTTTCACATCTGTCTTACTAACTTATGATTTGTACTATGTGCATTGCtaacttttaatttgtacTATGCGTATTACTAAATATCTATTAGATAACATAATCTGGCGACCCAGTCACCAATGCTTGTGGGCTCACTACTATCTTTTGCCTTAATTCTGTTTCTGGGTAACTAACGTCTACGATAACTAATAATTCTATATTCTATCCTTTGCCAAATACTGTTGTGGCATTAGTATGTGGCAGTACCTTCACTGTCATGTTGTTGAATATCGTTTGCAGCTGTATTATATACGGCTGCAGCGTCAGCATCACGTTCTCGTTCACTTGCACCTTGTCCATTctcttcagcagcgagtACGACAGGTTAAACACCAGTCCTATTGACATCATCGTCAGGTTGATCAGGCTCGTCAGCAGGTTTTCCAGCAGGTCAGCCTGCATCTGCTTAAACATCTTCTCGTACGCTCCGTCAAACAccaccagctccagcaCTGCTAGGTACACTACTGTTTCCATGGTATCGTCCGTGAAATTGTTAAAGTGGTTCGCCATGTTCATCAATCCTGTGCTCATTGTCCTGAATATTTGTTACTGCCGCCGTCATATGCACTAGGTGTTCTAGTGCCACCTTATCTTGTATGCTAGTACAATCGTATGTACCATCTATGGTAACTCCATATGCAATAACAATAGGAGTACAATTGTATCTACCAACTATGGTATGGCCATGGTGTAGACTAACTAAAAACTAGTTCTAAAATAGTAGCGAGTCAGTCAACTTACTTGATGTTCTGCGTATACTTCGTTGACAGGAGCGCTATCTCCAGGTGCTCCTGGCCCCGGGCGC encodes:
- a CDS encoding uncharacterized protein (DNA polymerase III clamp loader subunit, C-terminal domain containing protein); translated protein: MDSNLDPNNISSARGVYSPMSSNNNPKDGHTPSDIELSKECIEGVKKLAESFENYTVEGFIASFKANYSSLKMFILKYTTDEEMVMLKTQCYDILEAYTKIELSESQIKRELLSICLNTLMTSSDWDEVCHRILKSLLSDPKQFINIVQIEQFFEYTSRFLNNYPNLQGKEVKRMLIFINVLELLFTTPLSTKNLVQLLPVLTKVINLNSKDHIEECYVELIKLSCSSLHLFNTNVKHSVNYTYYINDIYTHLIYLVNSTNPVNIAQLTRVINVFIIFVSSVVNKVLFKSIFESEIYNKLYSIAEEENSLRSNVLLLIHEIVKKIDVEQFNIVIFEKCCTLISRYWLSTDHRLRELSYNLMLDLTSHASKAISNLDEEAKNKVYKFAVISFFNATNAISDMYYTLNKMNIGFISYVKGTMNQLLELILLNYKLLIQQNRVKRIMTVNVLKTFVLVIKIVFRMYGTLTANREVKMENQDEEKNEYLYMLDNAVRMVCKTLEYPYTVDGIRVLLPLLIHEYLNARGRATKRGKRSEEGEEEGSMEVDEDHEEARLVEESLEQESLALYVLYSFSKLFPDLFLQQYLSLFVYLLNNDNLEDLYRYSHRVLFQAEPDRVEETRMDDNEAIEKLLNENIFVGLRNNVDAMKYISSDLNYIIGILYNYYPRWDGLKPLDEQANGNTNAYFRLLTVMFKQINKNVKCSYMYEHISTLSKFLNKLLFYFKLSDYNHLELMQRSSSSAYVDVKENEELYTFLFVISTRNTEKEYMEEMLKLVNYVFNHVESKTLLKQALLLLESYAEHTEIQELYCMLARQIRPENDEEREGDWADGDDNEEDQSTEPYFIKLFLRYILEKDEDVAAIVLSVLGKLGNLSQKYTIDAEVKNTEEFTLAFPSASKKDFTIVSVPVEEGLDAMTKRLMETCRAGTVRLKVEEFDAYCGYLLVAMAPLLQYNTSLTQFYLNAAAKSSSCSGAGDGMEVDGGEESREHSRHEGLNLERRQYAYMKKLLRCLCLLLNTGTKLNTLESNEFENLVSFKNALMEYAFLSSPEESNRDNLTLLVSLLVACLDYRATVGADDDEVEELEDSCVDMLLEVFERAAEEKMEDVLDHYAEALLFKLNEKSTPRRISALVLLVHLLKIEASTCFERYHEYIYRATVRTLEDHNRNNDEFKVDKRKRMWEESVALAVLRLLIEKNPNLTFESLTEMLNAKDAKMRLVAFELLEEYEKQRLVQFFSTSARGQEHLEIALLSTKYTQNIKTMSTGLMNMANHFNNFTDDTMETVVYLAVLELVVFDGAYEKMFKQMQADLLENLLTSLINLTMMSIGLVFNLSYSLLKRMDKVQVNENVMLTLQPYIIQLQTIFNNMTVKKLKLFFDIYGSDMKYIKESLYDVAGTINESKINVSELQMINYMEFFKFLKKLGYNDNLLIKHYVSNSNVTTPIMLFQLYENYMLAENREPEREGESERECRVFDEIKLYDMLYVMDEGAVARNFYRLNAELEDNNTNLTYEVLCYLEYLSNTRSMLVSTKEFKNTMKTVVNISNPDIFVGHFIHRDSGSQGEKDLDEMLYMLISNKCYHLLQLHYPSTADVLSQYNYTSYHHLETQTGELATFNKYVLENLEFFEGLYLYRSTSDYLYSTKLLTLMRMVHLVNNKEDEVKGAMMTELMNYVCYKVLKMRAEEEDGEEEDRGEFDETLSQWLGYYVASKLCYLNNTNYMIVTLIYKNYIRFLKSTEFEYVVTNLQNVPMHLFLVLNNRKEGDLEDADDFDEFYGAMKSISLSFFTCLCNLTMCETVENNKKYVPLILYMFDLATMPLLQRIGSGKELTTMTSTVMGAPGSASTTPDRRNTQTYITTNTRAMSTVIVVLGSFIQHLTNYRNLMYDYLVKMIEFLYKNMNYNYYHTRFALELVVAIMVIFEKNQLEYDMLHLITVYIKLLSSSKLYFSKYALSKHKDRARKMLYRYNGVISKLYGYELLDYVHRESNAELYKNILLKLLKNEYPKLDTVVKRLVEIPYFTSNLTVKGLMSLKGAPPEDKQDKDNTFLEMVVNMMFTYLEASARGEVLVGEDGLLGSSSSGAGSTGSAGVTGGMNSTVGGIGSSDAAAASTLNLREGSGVATVGDGEEERFQESLSMASLFIEVAKMIDVKSVQPLLTKALPLLMLKIEESMLTHAQFNRDLDDNFVTFVELSMQILNTFEEAAQKAFLNIVDSLTRYHKHTVYSGLVGTYYIEALGVPGKKHARGRSNEGREKVQSGVAEDRDYNFYDYTGNYIELTKESLEKHVIADMTAQNKRPSKIALNHSKYTVEQDSAPVPTRDLSKYVKHSPEDIKYELICRIMYHTRHISATHECGAYEGEQGAHDEEQLRADYNSLYLRVVRDERFRGVRQTVRYRCLSHCSYLAGLNMVDAFEYHSASDTTYHTVEALFKYDHNSTGLLNTLFTLFDQDIEAGISMNYPRFRQLDSSNQEQSREQKGDQTSQINFICNSTKVEGIKPIVSILKDFRKMSLSYREGSLEGGSNEGSGELSSALRRSELELTLDSKLHKALKKMNEFHKLYFERYLNVKHAARYVRKVCELHEEAGDAVFTKLFHQLYINLSEPYRNELLKHMVLFIVNKVNDLTMTNEETYEPVRTKVKEVNPYMMRDATQMLSRETSQSTVKEMNQKSGSFVEALGGQSRSQSYADPEASDLKRVLNLVYVTVISSYPLIVLPVEIIKYLGYCLDGNYYSTCYYLEKLMLTQPLDITRIASVLSDVYMKLELTDMAIGSNRCWVITSETRMALANMQHSKWKQAQRDFNQIMEYLGNSGQSSETVAWFDESKLWYNYWMYCTKQLGEWDSIRDMAYVSNNKLLFNQATVYLNAYPHMYVPLATGKDTMTFVNADPSKDMDSTEPENALEVNMYNVISRASKVFHSNTASMGALQKHYSREYHSLRRVAENSVALLVQYYRNTGSKLNNGHASCMRMNQRFVEALEGLAYLKRVTDSTYAGQNAQEAHLINKWRSRLPNKSDHPLSWTKMLAFRTMAYSSVKNLLNLQPPFSAQSENLYVNQDYIWTLVKYSCVTRKTHQLPLMASVLLNKAHKFLAATMNRTVNMGEDYYLLINEKFKQYLSFSVNMPEALKSVIALDFDKLPNKGFETLKAHVTRLKAEAINRNYIYDTHQAQSNPNKRPHNNSIGDIDLACKYMLESLKLQPLLSKNWISWAKFNDNKIDHSLISVWSKSEQMFPMELYETAIMGYLTAISINPNCHWLLIKRIFTLVGEMHRAVNGVSESFKKYSEYVNHSVWLTWLPQLVKQLHKKNNAEVYHLLKSLNNKAPQQLYYTLRTEYLSLLANGGSQNSVATKEESEAGEDKGADPGDVKTILHMLLNSNPTLNQNLENFCNLLTNLGKPDVIDEILCAYETIFEECLDLPFHENIPKPMLHCITNKILGKLSSARERSSTNEEEELYKLVHKFTQDFVKQSQSSSQSSDRPQINIPCGYAMNKLLDMITALMNYSRTRKPNSNIKYLLNHSVCRVTNSLAANASTVIQLPHVKMNGIDEILRNKNVLGQTHDVLYVDPRLVKVRRRNQLVKCIKIVTTDGQSHYYSACPLLRVRQKNEEYLHQMTQLLNFYFKKYHETLRRNVHMPSSAVVPLDPYICLVEDSPRNQTLLSIYNNAVSLSNLMNPTSRETLRDSGAAAAPLNDYDPSSGHETNLLILVLHKILLEKNITSKLYECYNKYNPGQLQAIAANAEGDRNVGFNYIYKMFKDKQYPWFLTWYRKIHQDVLQDAYNKLCNIVPDNILLTQLQSAAKDYQALLTIRMNFTATYATQAMLSLVLATPYATPSRLLLNPRTGTIRQVDYRLFTREMEPTKLRVFRLTRNMTNLIGPACRLGVLPAVMFSVTLTMHHFKIDIHAALSAILERGGAQPKSEPGDSKDAATAGSAQKDKEAPADKADDVDEYLSKLLNYCTYLRAPADQEHSTVPINNMIVSIIDASTDPSMLGKLKTSYLPWF